A genomic stretch from bacterium includes:
- a CDS encoding CTP synthase, with protein MATRNGPTRHIFVTGGVVSSLGKGLTAAALALLLKRRGYRVKMQKLDPYLNVDPGTMSPYQHGEVYVTVDGAETDLDLGHYERFGEVICNRNSNYTSGSIYQSVIRREREGGYLGKTVQVIPHITDEIKAAIRSLDAEDVDIAITEIGGTAGDIESLPFLEAIRQFRHEIGRQNGLFIHLTLVPYIKAAGEMKTKPSQQSVGILRTIGIIPDILICRCEHPMNDEHKAKLALFCDVDLNKVIEEKDVEHSIYEVPIELARQDVDVYILELLGMHVNRLNLDDWRDMVAKLIEPANGVLEIAVVGKYISLKDAYKSIYESLAHGGIASNVKVEVRMVESEDIEASGAEALLKGVAGILVPGGFGDRGIEGKIKAIEYARTQNIPFFGICLGMQCATIEYARNVCGLKNANSTEFNPETAHPVIDMMVEQKKVTEKGGTMRLGAYPCSVKAGTKAWQAYGRADIMERHRHRYEFNNKYIDQMAKQGFVISGMCPGRDLVEIIELKTHPWFVACQFHPEFQSTPTNPHPLFRDFVAAALTLRGKSECRKSKKV; from the coding sequence ATGGCTACACGAAATGGACCTACCCGGCATATTTTTGTTACTGGCGGCGTGGTGTCGTCGCTTGGAAAAGGACTGACCGCCGCCGCGCTGGCGCTTCTGCTTAAACGCCGTGGCTACCGGGTCAAGATGCAGAAGCTTGACCCCTACCTGAACGTGGACCCCGGCACCATGTCCCCGTATCAGCATGGCGAAGTCTATGTGACCGTGGATGGCGCTGAGACCGATCTCGACCTCGGTCATTATGAACGGTTTGGCGAAGTGATTTGCAACCGGAACAGCAATTACACGTCCGGCAGCATTTATCAATCGGTGATCCGCCGCGAGCGGGAGGGGGGCTATCTGGGGAAGACCGTCCAGGTGATCCCTCACATCACCGATGAAATCAAGGCGGCGATCCGCTCACTGGATGCGGAGGATGTGGATATCGCGATTACGGAAATCGGCGGCACGGCCGGGGATATCGAGTCCTTGCCGTTCCTGGAGGCCATCCGCCAGTTCCGCCATGAGATCGGACGCCAGAATGGGTTGTTTATCCATCTGACGCTGGTCCCGTATATCAAGGCGGCGGGCGAGATGAAGACCAAGCCCTCCCAGCAGTCGGTCGGGATCCTGCGCACGATCGGGATCATTCCGGACATTCTGATCTGCCGCTGCGAGCACCCCATGAACGACGAACACAAGGCCAAGCTCGCCCTGTTCTGTGATGTCGATCTCAATAAGGTGATCGAGGAAAAGGATGTCGAACACTCGATTTATGAGGTGCCTATTGAACTCGCCCGCCAGGATGTGGATGTGTATATCCTCGAACTGCTGGGAATGCATGTCAACCGGCTGAACCTGGATGACTGGCGCGACATGGTGGCCAAGCTGATTGAGCCGGCGAATGGCGTGCTTGAAATTGCCGTGGTGGGCAAATACATCAGTCTGAAGGACGCCTACAAGAGCATCTATGAATCCTTGGCCCACGGCGGGATTGCCAGCAACGTCAAGGTTGAGGTGCGCATGGTCGAGTCGGAGGATATTGAGGCCTCCGGTGCCGAAGCCCTGCTCAAGGGCGTGGCGGGGATTCTGGTGCCCGGCGGTTTTGGCGACCGGGGCATCGAGGGCAAGATCAAGGCGATCGAATATGCCCGTACCCAGAATATTCCCTTCTTCGGGATCTGCCTGGGAATGCAATGTGCGACCATTGAGTATGCCCGGAATGTGTGCGGCCTGAAGAATGCCAACAGCACGGAGTTCAATCCTGAAACGGCGCACCCGGTGATTGACATGATGGTGGAGCAGAAGAAGGTCACGGAAAAAGGCGGAACCATGCGGTTGGGCGCCTATCCCTGCAGCGTCAAGGCCGGGACGAAGGCCTGGCAGGCGTACGGGCGGGCTGACATCATGGAGCGACACCGCCATCGCTATGAGTTCAATAACAAATATATCGACCAGATGGCGAAGCAGGGCTTTGTCATTTCAGGCATGTGCCCCGGGCGCGACCTGGTTGAAATTATCGAATTGAAGACTCATCCGTGGTTTGTGGCCTGCCAGTTCCACCCGGAATTCCAGTCCACTCCGACGAATCCCCATCCGTTATTCCGTGACTTTGTGGCCGCCGCCCTGACGCTCAGGGGGAAGTCGGAATGCCGGAAATCTAAAAAAGTTTAA
- the carB gene encoding carbamoyl-phosphate synthase large subunit, with the protein MPKRTDIKKIMLIGSGPIIIGQACEFDYSGVQACKSLKEEGYEVVLVNSNPATIMTDPEFADRTYIEPLTVPILEEIIRRERPDALLPTLGGQTALNLGIQLHDQGILKRYGVEMIGAKAEVIRKAEDRALFKAAMQKIGLDLPQSGSAHSMDEAWAVQKEIGRYPVVIRPGFTMGGTGGGIARNAEEFVEIVNRGLFYSPTTEVLVEESIEGWKEFELEVMRDHKDNVVIICSIENLDPMGVHTGDSITVAPAQTLTDREYQIMRDGSIAVMREIGVDTGGSNVQWALNPANGRMIIIEMNPRVSRSSALASKATGFPIAKIAAKLAVGYTLDELRNDITRETPACFEPSIDYVVTKMPRFAFEKFPGVNSTLGTQMKSVGEAMSIGKTFKQSFQKACRSLEIGRAGFGADGKGAAFEAMTDEVMSAELIRPNAMRIFVVHAAFTRGWTVEKIQKLTGIDPWFLRHLEELVAYEGEIKSAKTLAGLQKDPALFRQIKEMGYSDRQIAFLLGCKEGDVRIARKAQKLLPVYSLVDTCAAEFTAFTPYFYSTYGEVDESRPSDKKKVMILGGGPNRIGQGIEFDYCCVHAAFALHEAGFETIMVNSNPETVSTDYDTSDRLYFEPLTLEDVLNIYERENCWGAIVQFGGQTPLNLAKDLEANGVNIIGTKPSSIEVAEDRDLFAAMLRKLKLKQPENGMATTVEQAEVIAERIGFPVLMRPSFVLGGRAMVIVYNVEMLRKYMAEAAEVSATRPVLVDRYLENAVEVDVDCLSDGDTSVIGAIMEHVELAGIHSGDSACTIPAPTLTDAVKDEIRRCTLLMAKELKVCGLMNVQYAIKDGHVYVLEVNPRASRTVPFVSKAIGVALAKVASLAMAGFKLKDMGFTKEIIPRHFSVKEAVFPFARFPGVDVILTPEMKSTGEVMGIDSTGGMAFLKSQLAAGNPMPAQGNVFLSIRDEDKEALLPLARRLVDLGFTIYATAGTSTLLRQNDIKSLALFRIADGRPNVVDLIEEKQVSWIVNTPTSGPVARIDEVKMRSHAVIRGIPITTTIHGFRAALAGIEAMRDAKRMEVCSIQEFHRHAPKIKYPNLGGTGKAPRRKTA; encoded by the coding sequence ATGCCTAAAAGAACCGACATCAAGAAGATTATGCTTATCGGCTCCGGTCCCATCATCATCGGACAGGCCTGCGAGTTTGACTATTCAGGTGTGCAAGCCTGCAAATCCCTGAAGGAAGAGGGCTATGAAGTGGTGCTGGTGAACAGCAATCCCGCCACGATCATGACCGATCCTGAATTTGCCGACCGGACTTACATTGAGCCCCTGACGGTGCCGATACTCGAGGAGATCATCCGGCGTGAGCGTCCGGACGCCCTGCTTCCCACACTGGGGGGGCAGACCGCGCTGAATCTGGGAATCCAGTTGCATGATCAGGGCATCCTCAAGCGCTACGGCGTGGAGATGATCGGGGCCAAGGCGGAGGTGATCCGCAAAGCTGAAGACCGCGCCTTGTTCAAGGCGGCCATGCAGAAGATCGGGCTGGACCTGCCGCAGAGCGGGTCGGCGCATTCAATGGACGAGGCCTGGGCCGTCCAGAAGGAAATCGGGCGCTATCCCGTCGTGATCCGGCCGGGCTTTACGATGGGCGGGACCGGCGGCGGCATTGCCCGTAACGCCGAGGAATTTGTGGAGATTGTCAACCGCGGCCTGTTCTATAGTCCGACCACCGAGGTGCTGGTCGAGGAATCCATCGAAGGCTGGAAGGAATTCGAGCTCGAGGTGATGCGCGACCACAAGGACAACGTCGTCATCATCTGCTCCATCGAGAATCTGGACCCCATGGGGGTTCACACCGGGGACAGCATTACGGTGGCGCCGGCCCAGACCCTGACGGACCGGGAATACCAGATCATGCGCGACGGGTCGATTGCCGTGATGCGCGAAATCGGGGTCGACACCGGTGGCTCCAATGTGCAATGGGCCCTGAACCCGGCCAATGGCCGCATGATCATCATCGAGATGAATCCCCGCGTGTCGCGATCCAGCGCACTGGCCTCCAAGGCCACTGGGTTTCCGATCGCCAAAATTGCGGCCAAACTGGCGGTGGGCTATACGCTGGATGAATTGCGGAATGATATTACGCGGGAGACCCCTGCCTGTTTTGAGCCGTCCATTGATTATGTGGTCACCAAGATGCCGCGCTTCGCCTTCGAGAAATTCCCCGGCGTGAACAGCACGCTGGGCACCCAGATGAAGTCCGTGGGTGAGGCCATGAGCATCGGCAAGACCTTCAAGCAGTCCTTCCAGAAAGCCTGCCGCTCCCTGGAAATCGGGCGGGCCGGGTTCGGGGCGGACGGCAAGGGCGCCGCCTTTGAAGCCATGACAGATGAGGTGATGTCCGCCGAACTGATCCGCCCGAACGCCATGCGGATTTTCGTGGTGCATGCCGCCTTCACGCGGGGCTGGACGGTGGAGAAGATTCAAAAGCTGACCGGGATTGACCCCTGGTTCCTGCGCCATCTTGAGGAATTGGTGGCGTATGAGGGCGAGATCAAATCCGCCAAAACCTTGGCCGGGTTGCAGAAGGATCCCGCGCTCTTCCGTCAGATCAAGGAGATGGGCTATTCGGATCGGCAGATTGCCTTCCTGTTGGGGTGCAAAGAGGGAGACGTGCGCATCGCCCGCAAGGCGCAGAAGCTCCTGCCGGTATACAGTCTGGTGGATACCTGCGCGGCCGAATTTACCGCGTTTACCCCCTATTTCTATTCAACGTATGGCGAGGTGGATGAGAGCCGGCCGTCGGACAAGAAGAAAGTCATGATCCTGGGCGGGGGACCGAACCGGATCGGGCAGGGGATTGAATTCGATTACTGCTGCGTGCATGCCGCCTTCGCGCTGCATGAGGCCGGCTTCGAGACCATCATGGTCAACAGCAATCCCGAGACGGTGTCAACGGACTACGACACCAGTGACCGCCTCTATTTCGAGCCACTCACGCTGGAAGATGTCCTGAACATTTATGAACGGGAGAACTGCTGGGGCGCCATTGTCCAGTTCGGGGGACAGACCCCGCTGAACCTGGCCAAGGATCTTGAGGCCAATGGGGTCAATATCATCGGGACCAAGCCGTCCAGCATTGAGGTGGCCGAAGACCGTGACCTCTTTGCCGCGATGCTCCGGAAACTGAAGCTCAAACAGCCTGAGAATGGTATGGCGACGACGGTGGAACAGGCCGAGGTCATTGCCGAACGGATCGGTTTCCCTGTATTGATGCGGCCTTCCTTTGTACTTGGTGGCCGAGCCATGGTGATTGTCTATAACGTCGAGATGCTGCGGAAATATATGGCCGAAGCGGCCGAAGTGTCCGCCACGCGTCCGGTGCTGGTCGACCGCTATCTTGAGAATGCGGTCGAGGTGGATGTGGATTGCCTCTCCGATGGCGACACGTCCGTGATCGGTGCCATCATGGAGCATGTGGAACTTGCCGGGATTCATTCCGGGGACAGTGCCTGCACCATTCCCGCTCCCACCCTGACGGACGCGGTGAAGGATGAAATCCGGCGCTGTACGCTCCTGATGGCGAAAGAACTCAAGGTCTGCGGCCTGATGAATGTCCAGTACGCCATCAAGGATGGGCATGTCTATGTGCTGGAAGTCAATCCGCGTGCGTCCCGGACGGTTCCCTTCGTCAGCAAGGCCATCGGGGTGGCCCTCGCCAAGGTGGCCTCCCTCGCCATGGCCGGGTTCAAGCTGAAGGACATGGGATTTACCAAGGAGATCATTCCCCGGCATTTCTCGGTCAAGGAAGCCGTTTTCCCGTTCGCCCGCTTTCCAGGGGTGGATGTGATTTTGACCCCCGAGATGAAGTCCACTGGTGAGGTGATGGGGATTGACTCCACCGGCGGGATGGCGTTCCTGAAGAGCCAGTTGGCCGCAGGGAATCCGATGCCGGCCCAGGGGAATGTGTTCCTGAGCATCCGGGATGAGGATAAGGAAGCCCTGTTACCTCTGGCCAGACGGCTGGTGGACCTCGGCTTCACCATTTATGCCACCGCCGGCACGAGCACCCTCTTGCGTCAGAATGATATTAAAAGTCTGGCACTGTTCCGGATCGCCGATGGGCGCCCGAACGTGGTTGACCTGATTGAGGAAAAGCAGGTGAGCTGGATTGTCAATACCCCGACGAGCGGGCCGGTAGCCCGGATCGATGAGGTCAAGATGCGCTCCCACGCAGTCATCCGCGGGATTCCCATCACGACCACGATTCACGGGTTCAGGGCGGCTCTGGCGGGGATTGAGGCCATGCGTGACGCCAAGCGCATGGAAGTCTGCAGTATCCAGGAATTCCATCGGCACGCCCCCAAGATCAAATACCCGAATTTGGGCGGTACCGGGAAGGCACCCCGCCGTAAAACGGCGTAG